The window GTGAACTGCACTGGCCAGAGCAGATCAGTGTAAGTTTATCGATTAAGACAACGATCAGATCGGAGATCTCAGAGTGTGGGATGAATTCAGCAAACTGGCGGTGAGCTAGTCTCTTTTTCAGAAATCCCACGATATCGGCCTTTTGCCCATCGAAGCCTTTCTCGCTTGTTCTCGAGTCTTGGAAGTACGTTTCTCCCATGTCCGTCACGTCAGCTATATAGTTTGCTGCTGTTTCGGCAGTAATTTTCATCAAAAGGACCTTCTCGATGGCAGTCCCGGCTGGCCAGAAAAGCACACAATCGCATTCACGTTCAATTTTCGTGTCTTCCGAGGCGCTGCCTTTTTCCCTGTCGGCTAGGCCATAAACCGGCTTACCCAATGCCTTAAAATAGGGAGCTATTTTAGAAATTTCCGCTTTTGAGTCACACGGAAAAACACCAATGCTGAGGCCATCTAAATCAAAGGGCCTTCCAGGACTCGCGCTCACCTTGCGAATGAGCACCGGAACGGCTTCCCGATCGGTTGGCCCTTCAACAAGCAACACTCTAGATGAAAAGAGACAATCAAGAAAATCGGATGGGTGATAGGCTCTTACGCGGCGGACGGACTTGATTGTGCCAGCCGAAAGGTTCCGACTTGGGCTAGGCAAGGTGGGACGAACTTGGCTTGGCTCTTCCTTTCCTGCAGTCATTAAGAAAAGATGCTTCTGCTCGATTGCCTGGGCAATGTGAACCGAGTGGGTCGTTATGAAAGTCTGGCGGTGACTTCTTACCAAATCGCTCGCCAAGCTCCTTTGCATATCGGGATGCAGACTAATCTCCGGTTCTTCAATCGCGATGATGCAGCTTCCTTTACGCGCAGCCAGCATCCGAAGAGTTGCCAACGTTATGATCTGACGTGCTCCCATTCCTTGATTAGCCACCGGGTACGGTCGAGACGAACCCTGCGGCAATACAAACGCCTTGAGAATATTCATCACATCGTAGTGTCCTAATTCAGAGACTTCGAAACTTAGTTTCCGGCTAGCGTTTGGGTCGAGTGCAAGCATCACCTCTACACGTAATTCTATTTCTTTTATAAGTTTTTCAAAATCCTCGTTATCAAAAAGGTGGTTTCCGGCTCCCCGGGTGTGCTCGACTATCTTTCCCAGTTCTTCGTCAAGGACAATCTTGTCAGCACGAAGGGCTTTGTCTAAAGCAGAGTAGCGCGTGAAACTAAGGGCCTTGTCGACGTTCCTCTCTGCGGGTATTAAGAAGAAACCTACCTTTTCCCTCTCAGATCTGCTACATATTCTTTGTCCCTGTGGATCGTCCGAAGAGTATTTCGGATAAAACCATCGATACACAACATCTTTTTCTTTCTCATCAAATTTTGCCTCGAATCCAATTCGAAGCGCAAACAGGTTTCTGGGGTCGTCAAGAACCGCGATATTACCTGAATCTTCTATGATCTTTTGGTCCCTCTCATCCCATAGCTCTGTCTCGTCCAGAAAATAGTTATGTTCCTCTTGCAGCTCGTAAACTAGTGTCACTTCAATTTGTATGGATAGAGGTTTACCCTCGTTGTCTCGAATACGGCCTTCAAAGAAGTCCGCCTCGTCGATAGGCTTGTACCTCCTTCCTACATCAGGATCTAAAACCAAAGCCAGTGCGTTGAGGAGGGTGCTCTTGCCCACATTAACCTGGCCTATGATGACGTTATGGTTGGAAGGGACGAATTCGAGATCCCGTATACACCGATAATTAGTGATTTTGATCCGTTTGATTTGCATCAGTTGCTTCCTCGGACTATCGAATCCTCTCCCACCGTTACTACTTCATTCTCCTGCAATACAGACGTGATTACAAGTATAAAATTATCGACCCGACAAAAGATACCACTCGAAAAAGTTAGACGCTTTCTGATAAATAGGAATTTGCACTTCAGGAAGGATTGGTTGACAAAGTAGTTCGTGATGAGGAGTTCCGTGACTTTCTTCTTTGTCTGGGCGCCGGGCATCGAGTAAGAAGTATCCACTTCCCGGACGCTAAACTACTTAAAAAGAGATCGGATTTCGGATACGTTGTTGATCGAGTGATAAACTCCCCGGAAATGCCGGAGAGGGGCGAACCGGGCCGGGAGAACTAGAATCGGCCAAAGATGTCCTGTCCTCGTTGTAGCAGTTCCCATAATTATAATATGTAGATTGT of the Syntrophorhabdaceae bacterium genome contains:
- a CDS encoding AAA family ATPase: MQIKRIKITNYRCIRDLEFVPSNHNVIIGQVNVGKSTLLNALALVLDPDVGRRYKPIDEADFFEGRIRDNEGKPLSIQIEVTLVYELQEEHNYFLDETELWDERDQKIIEDSGNIAVLDDPRNLFALRIGFEAKFDEKEKDVVYRWFYPKYSSDDPQGQRICSRSEREKVGFFLIPAERNVDKALSFTRYSALDKALRADKIVLDEELGKIVEHTRGAGNHLFDNEDFEKLIKEIELRVEVMLALDPNASRKLSFEVSELGHYDVMNILKAFVLPQGSSRPYPVANQGMGARQIITLATLRMLAARKGSCIIAIEEPEISLHPDMQRSLASDLVRSHRQTFITTHSVHIAQAIEQKHLFLMTAGKEEPSQVRPTLPSPSRNLSAGTIKSVRRVRAYHPSDFLDCLFSSRVLLVEGPTDREAVPVLIRKVSASPGRPFDLDGLSIGVFPCDSKAEISKIAPYFKALGKPVYGLADREKGSASEDTKIERECDCVLFWPAGTAIEKVLLMKITAETAANYIADVTDMGETYFQDSRTSEKGFDGQKADIVGFLKKRLAHRQFAEFIPHSEISDLIVVLIDKLTLICSGQCSSRRVNLDAKADS